Proteins from one Listeria innocua genomic window:
- the pabB gene encoding aminodeoxychorismate synthase component I has translation MSLLRFDFEGSVKIFENPLRELVARDLSEVLPIMKAAEEAQKSGKYVAGFVSYETAPAFRSNLKTKQPAENMPLIWFGVYDNFTTAPTENSDTAPLSFKMDTDYQDYAEKIAQIKAEIAAGNTYQINYTVRLQSDVPSEFSAQATFESLQQVGKANYTALLETDEFQIISASPELFFKWKENILTTRPMKGTIRRGSTEQADLEAHDWLKNDPKNRAENVMIVDLLRNDLGMIAVPGSVKVPKLMTLEPYPTVWQMTSTVTAETPPDTSLTAVFEALFPCGSITGAPKARTMEIISELEDSPRGVYCGAIGFLEPNGNAIFNVPIRTISIADNKATYGVGGGIVWDSDAESEFSEIHAKSAILEKATKFSLIECLRLENGALSRIDFHLKRLQTSANFFGFPFDGEKIVELWRKTARNNPAGTYKLRFLLHPNGTHLLELTEISTQNQQITAQLAKSPVSTDDLFLYHKTTNRSVYEDMKSTETEETLLWNERGELTEFTTGNIVLGIKDCFFTPPVSSGLLPGTMRADLLAKNKISEKTLMKKDLFEADFVWLINSVRGFVEVEIKQ, from the coding sequence ATGAGTTTATTACGTTTTGATTTTGAAGGTTCGGTAAAGATTTTTGAAAATCCACTTCGCGAACTGGTGGCACGCGATTTATCGGAAGTACTTCCTATTATGAAAGCTGCCGAAGAAGCCCAAAAATCCGGAAAATACGTTGCTGGCTTTGTTAGTTATGAGACCGCTCCTGCTTTTCGTAGTAATTTAAAAACCAAACAACCTGCCGAGAACATGCCACTTATCTGGTTTGGTGTATACGACAACTTCACGACTGCACCTACCGAAAACTCAGACACTGCACCACTTTCTTTTAAAATGGATACGGATTACCAGGATTATGCGGAAAAAATAGCACAGATTAAAGCGGAAATTGCTGCTGGAAACACGTACCAAATCAACTACACTGTTCGGCTTCAAAGTGATGTACCAAGTGAGTTTTCTGCCCAAGCCACTTTTGAATCGCTGCAACAAGTTGGAAAAGCAAACTATACAGCGCTACTTGAAACGGATGAATTTCAGATTATCTCCGCTTCACCCGAGCTATTTTTTAAATGGAAGGAAAACATCTTGACGACACGTCCAATGAAAGGCACCATTCGCCGCGGAAGTACGGAACAAGCTGACTTAGAAGCACATGATTGGTTAAAAAATGATCCTAAAAATCGTGCCGAAAATGTGATGATTGTTGATTTACTACGAAATGACCTTGGGATGATTGCAGTGCCCGGTAGCGTAAAAGTGCCTAAATTAATGACTTTAGAACCTTACCCAACAGTGTGGCAAATGACGTCTACTGTTACCGCAGAAACACCTCCTGATACTAGTTTAACCGCAGTTTTCGAGGCGCTTTTCCCTTGTGGTTCAATAACTGGCGCCCCAAAAGCCCGGACAATGGAAATTATTTCAGAGCTAGAAGATTCACCTCGAGGCGTATACTGTGGCGCGATTGGATTCCTAGAACCTAATGGAAATGCAATTTTTAATGTGCCAATTCGAACGATTTCCATTGCAGATAATAAAGCAACTTATGGTGTTGGTGGCGGTATTGTTTGGGATTCTGATGCCGAAAGTGAATTTTCCGAGATTCATGCAAAATCAGCCATTTTAGAAAAAGCAACTAAGTTTTCTTTAATTGAATGTTTACGCCTTGAAAACGGAGCGCTTTCCCGGATAGACTTTCATCTAAAACGGCTTCAAACAAGCGCAAATTTTTTCGGTTTTCCTTTTGACGGTGAAAAAATTGTGGAACTATGGCGGAAAACAGCGCGAAACAATCCAGCTGGAACATATAAATTAAGATTTTTACTCCATCCAAATGGCACGCACCTTTTAGAACTAACCGAAATAAGTACGCAAAATCAACAAATAACCGCGCAACTGGCAAAAAGTCCCGTCTCAACTGATGATTTATTCCTTTATCATAAAACCACTAATCGATCTGTTTATGAAGACATGAAAAGCACTGAAACCGAGGAAACATTGCTTTGGAATGAGCGTGGCGAGCTGACAGAATTTACTACCGGGAATATAGTTCTAGGTATAAAAGACTGTTTTTTCACACCACCAGTGAGTTCAGGTCTTCTCCCAGGTACCATGAGAGCAGATTTATTAGCAAAAAACAAAATTTCCGAAAAAACACTAATGAAAAAAGACCTTTTCGAGGCTGACTTTGTGTGGTTAATAAATAGTGTAAGAGGATTTGTAGAAGTAGAAATCAAACAATAA